The segment CTAGGTTGTTTCACTGGATCAAGCAGTTTTCTGTCTTTGTCATGCTTGTATGAATAACAATCAGCTATCACAAGAAATCAATTTCATAGAGGGAATTAAaatacttggtggatgtaaatatatttcagtAATCACAACTGACTTTTTTGCACTTCAGTAATCTCTTGCATTCTAGCTCTATGGTTCTTTTTCTTAGGTATTTTTCTCCTCATACATCTTCAGTGCGAATGTAATGGTAAAAGTTGCCACGAGGCCAGCAGAAAATCCGGTAAGTCTGCAGCTCAGTCTGACAATGGAagggaatttttatttttttaaggaattcAGCATTCAAAAGTTTCACTAGATTTTGTTGCAATTTCCTGTTAACATTACATTTGACTATGTATTCACTATTCTATTTAGTGTTTTTAGGGGCTAATGGCTTTTTACTAAATCAAGTATATAGGTAAATGTGATGCATATTTTTATGGATAAGTACAATCAGAAATGTGCTGAATCAAatatacaaaagaaataaaatatgtttacagtaaatgTATATAGATCATGCATGATGATAttaagtaatttattttttgcaataaattgaattgaaagtgCTTCAGGTTTGGTGATACACATCACAACTTAGCTTGGAtacagttgattaaaaaaagatcAAATGTACTTATAAATTGATATCCCTCAATCTTTTTCACATACCATAGATAATTTACCTCTGCAATCATCACGCGAGATAACAGTTTGCTCTTTGTACAATGTACCACAATAGAACAACACTAGCTTATTAAGTGTAATATACCTGTTGCATATagatatttcatatatctacatttacattaattgcaaatacatgtatattgattacGGTAGTAGTATGTGTGATACTTTTCAAGGGACAATTATGATCTGTGGATGCCCCATCTGATTCTCATTATCAATGATAGTAATATGTACTTAAATAGTAAAGGTTCATAATTTCTCAAAtgtaaaagaataataaaataaaaacttgaatGTTTTTAAGAAGCCTATCATGCTgcacaggatttgatcatgtgaccaatCAATTTCACTTATCTCTGAACTTTTATTTTGTGttgctatttttttatttgctcacAAGAACTATTCTAACAACTATCAGGTATCCAATATACACAATGTATGGTATTTTTTTGAAAGGTTGGTTTGTttgccaaaaaactccacttgtCTGGTTTTATGAGAGACGCACCTAAGCTATCATTGCCTGGCAAACTTGTATTTCCAAGGTAAAAGTTATTCTAAATTGAAGTTTTCGAATATGAGAACGCAGTACCTTTATAATCATAAGGCAAATTGGGTAATTTTCCGATCATTATTGTGTATGAAACCTTTAATATATTTCGTTTGTATTTCAGCATTCAAAATTCTAGTCATTTTTCAATGTTGGGCCTTGGAGACATTGTAAGTAAATAtaaagtaatgtaaaaatgTACATTGGGAAAAGGTtacttaaaaatagaatttcatgAATTCAGATGATATGAATTAATTCATACAGAAAAAACTCCAGATTTATTTATGTAAAGGAAGTCAAATTACAAAGTTaactatatattaaatttacatactgtACTCAAAGCATACTAGATTTGTCATTGAAATGATATTGTATAgatttgtacaattttatttgatgcATTGATTGTCTGTGTGTCTTACAGGTCATGCCAGGCCTACTTTTATGTTTTGTACTTCGGTACGATGCTTATAAGAAAACACAGACCAACTCGGTGGAGGCGGGGGTCCCGCCCCCTCCGACCTATGTCCACAAGGTCACCTACTTCCACTGCTCTCTGATTGGCTACTTCTTAGGTAAGATCCATATTCTATCGAAGTTCCAACATGAACTGCATGTACTTATCAGGGTTTTTTTGGTAAGGATGGTTCAGTCCAAAAAACTGTCTACAAGAGTTTTGATAAGTTAAAAGCATGTCCAATGATAAGATACTCATAACAAAGAGAGTAAAATTTCTCCTCTGAATTGCAATTAAGCATTAGAGAAagtctttttagctcacctgagctgaaagctcaagtgagctattttgatcacattttgtctgtcgtcagtctgtccgtccgtctgtccgtaaacttttcacattttcaacatcttctcaagaactactgggccaatttcaaccaaacttggcacaaattaTCCTTAGGCAAAagtgattcaaagttgtgaaaattaagggccacacaattttgagaaattttcaaaaatcttcttctcaagaaccataaagccaggaatgctgaaacttgtgtggaagcatcctaaggtagtgtagattcaaagttccccgggggtagggtggggccataatgggggtcaaagtttgacataggaatatatagagtaaatctttaaaaatcttcttttaaaaaactaatcagccaggaaagctgaaacttgtgtggaagcatcctcaggtagtgtagattcaaagttgtgaaaatcatgatccctgtgggtagggtagggcacaatggagggtcgaagttttacataggaatatatagagtaaatctttaaaaatcttcttcccagaaactaatcagctaggaaagctgaaacttgtgtggaagcatcctcaggtagtgtagattcaaagttgtgaaaatcatgatccccgggggtagggtggggccataatgggggtcaaagtttgacataggaatatattgagtaaatattgaaaattcttcatatcagaaactaatcagccaggaaagctgaaacttgtgtggaagtatcctcaggtagtgtagattcaaagttgtgaaaatcatgatccctgtgggtagggtggggccacattgggtgttaaaagttttacataggaatatatagagtatatctttaaaaatcttcttctcagaaactaatcagccagatgattctttataattgttaagactttggctccaggacaattctttggcttcacaagaaggttcagagtttgatgtagcttaatatcccatatataaacaattgttaaggatctttttgagaactgcaatactcaacatgtgatatgactttaaaatcatcctgttagaaaagggactaatgatgataaacataagaatatccagggggggaaaatggattttatttatacaggatctacatgtattattgtacattgtccagattgtttgtattatgactccattaagctgatttcatcatacctattgttcctcaggtgagcgatgtggcccatgggcctcttgtttggtAACCGTATTGTCTCTCTACATGTGTCCTTCTCTTTGTATCAGGATTACTAACTGCCACTGTGTCATCTGAAGTGTTCAAGGCGGCCCAGCCAGCCCTGCTGTACCTGGTCCCCTTCACTCTCCTTCCTCTACTCACCATGGCATATCTCAAGGTAATCTCACCACTTCCCATATGGATATCAATAGAACAATTTATCTGTAATAATTCTCCAGCATAACACCAAAATTGTGTAGATTTTATTGGGATCTTACCGTTTCTTGTATGGATACCACTAGAGAATGGGTTCTACAGCAAAGCACCAAAAATTGTGTAGAAATTACTGGaatctttaacatgtatttaCTGCTATGGTTTTTAATGGCTTTTCACTAGCcaataagttcaaaagctaaAACAGGTGTTTGTTATGGtgttacatatttttgttttattttctggcTTATTTAATGAATGAGAATGCTttgatatgtttcaaaattcTGTCTTTGGTTTCAAGTTGTATGAGTGCAAATTAAGGAATGCCTCAATCTCTTGAGTTTCGTTCCGTAGTAACTTAGTCTTTTTTCTTCTCTAACCTTGAGTGTAGTAGTAAACCTTTGATTTGTGATATTTGTAGGGAGATTTAAGAAGAATGTGGAGTGAACCATTCATTGTTCAACCTGCACCAAAGAATCTGGATGTGTAGTTACAATTCAAGTGTGATGGGAGATAACTCTCATATACAACTTGCCCCAAAACAGTAGAGGATTGTAGTGCATGTAACATTTTGAATGTGGCAAATTCCAAATGAAGGATTGTAGATGCAGTCGAGTTCAGCAGATTTTAGTGCAATGTGTCAAAGTGATGTGATCcatgacattttttaattacaCATTTTCTTAGAATTAAGTTTTGCATTGGCCAGTGACATTATGGTAAAGATTTAAGGCAAGCATTTCACAACAAGCCAACATGGTTGCGCAGGAAAACTTACTtgtaattaatatcatgtgcaTTATGATGTTTTATGAATGCCAAAAAGGATTTAATCATTTAGTATTTCCAAGATTTGTTTCCATTTATTAGGAGATATTTTCAGCATTAATCAATATAGagcatcacatttttttttttttcagaaaaaattgaGGTAGATATAAAATGTGTGTAAATGTGAGGAACTGCAGAATATGAATGTATAAATCATGAGTGTTTTATCCTGTACTACACAGACATTTGCCATGTGTATTCATAGAAAAAGTAATTTCACTTACAttttccttatacatgtataagaattaAACAATGAGATCTTTGATGCTTAAATTTcggtatctttttttttttggtaattttccTGTACCGGTACATTCAAATATGGAAATTTTTCTTCGGGATTAATATGCTAAATTTGGgtgtatttcatttaaatgaaattttacatggTAATCCATCCTAGCATTAATATTATTGCAGATGTTTCAATGCTTTACCTACAACCATTTCATAGAATTAAGAGATGAAagcaatgtttttatattttttttaagtttttgcaTTTCTTGAGATGTAACAGTTAACCTGACCCACCCAGCCTTCTCGCCATATGAATGGGATAGCAGAAGACCAGTCTATGGAATTAATCTTCATCCCATACCTGCTATGTAGCAGGAACCCAGACCCCATtactaaaaaaaacatttttttatagtgCTTTTGCTGCACTTATGGTTATTGAAGAAATAGGATTTTTTACATCATGCTTTAAGTCCATAGACAGAagaatatcattgattttttttattttttagaatttttatattaaaatggtTGATGGTGAATTGAATATGTTACTATGTaacatgatgaaaaaaatgtttgctttaTTCATATTTGTGATCATAATAGATATTGAATAAATGTTGTATAAATATTGCttattgtatttcatttcaaacCTCCCAAGATCAGAGCATGGACTATGTCATTATGTCAtgatgaaatgttttttaaagatttacacttTAGAATTGCCATGCATATAGTGGTTGGACATTGAAATAGTAGTGGGATGAACCtggtaatttttaaattaaaaaatcaaggtCATCAGATTGTCATGATATTCAAAATTGATCGTCATAACCTTTGACCTTTTAACCCCCAAATTCGTTCAACTACCTTTTGACCTGAAAATTAAAAGGGTTTGTATCTTCTAATGATAGTTATAGACAACCTCTGTTGTGAAAAAACAAACACCATGTACAAGTATGTCTTTGGGgacatgttttatatacatgttaatttttatttctattccgCACATGGTATTTTTTAGACTATAGTACATAGACACAATTTCGTCATGTGGACTGTAATGTAACAAGACTAATGCCACTCAGACCCTGGTGAGTATGAGAGAGAATAGGATTTACAATTCATACAGGTCTAAATGTTGCTCAACATTCCATTAAACCTGAGTGACACCTGGAGACTTAATCAGAGTATGCCCTTCATACCTATGACAAAACTGACAGGCTGCCCTAATATTGTTGAACTCATGAAAGAGAGTCAAAGATACTGTTTTGCAAACAActttatgtttttcatttcaacaGGACATTGCTTTAATGGTATAAAGCACATCATTGATTCTATacacatcttttttttataaaagagagaaatggactttttttttttaaacaaagcaaAATTTTTGTAACTTGTTTCTTCGTGATGTACATGCAACAGTTAAGCCGTTCATAAGTACACATAAGTTCAAATGTTAGGTTTTCTTGTAgacatgaatttatttcttGACATTTACCCGCAAGtttaaattaacattatatttaaataGATTTCTTAATTCTGCTCTTGCTGTTTCTACAATGGTGGGTACTTTCTTTACAACCTCAGCCtgaaaaataacagaaaaagaTCAAATTACAATCTGATTGCCAAAGAAAGAGGAGATGAATATGTTCCTGGCATTCTGAAcatgttacatatatacatgatcaaaatgaaataaactgaaGCCCTTTACCTGTATAAACTTATTTGGACATTTAATCTCCATGGAAATATCTAAttggtcaaaattttgatcCCATTCCCAATTATTGATTTTCTGCAAAAAGAGAAGGTTACATGTACTGATAGAATAAAAGTGATAGTATCATGAGGCAAGGTGAAAATCaggtaaaaacaaatcaaatcaaacccTTGACAGATTTAGccaacaaaatcaaaacttgTGCAACAGAATCTGATTGGCTGCGAAGCAAGGCGATCACAGGGAATCTACTAGTTGGTGGTTTAGTTCGTtgtgttttcaaacaaaatttaaatacaggtactataattgttaaaatttttttacattattaattaattacatatgttttatataattacaaatacatgggttattaaaatcattctagtttttttctttttttcatgacCATTTCTTCCAAATATTTCTTAGAGAAATATGTATTTTAGCTGCTTTAATTTAACTCAATCACTAGATGGCTGTGCTATTTCTTAAAACATTGGCTAAATCTGAAAATCTGCCAAGGATTGTAGAGCAGAGTGGATTGTAAACCCTTGGCTGGCGAAGATGACTCACTGGGTGCAACTCGTAGACGGGAAATTCGACATAGTCCATCATTTTCTCCCAGACGATGTTTTCTGCTAGTTTATAAGGTGATTCACTGGTTATTATAGAGCTGTGGTACTCCCAATCCCCAGGTTTGGCACAGGATAATATGTAGTCCTAAAATACAAATGTAGAAGCAATGAAAGTGAAGAAATTTCTCTGCTAATGAAGACATGCAAATGGTAACAAGTCACAAAAGTgtcaaaaaagaaatgaatcaaGGTCTGCTAGGGCCATAGGGCATGTTTCACAGctgaaattgtttgaaactccAGAACAGCTGTAGGGAGGCTATAGTGTTCAAATGTTTAATGATGACTTAGTTATTTTTTCAGATTACCATTGAGAGTTATCTCTCCTAGGATAAGTTAATGTAACCttaacattaaataattttcatgttGGCCTACcacttttatattataatttataaactaaattaaacaacatacatgtacatgtacaaataacaaCTACAAATTGCAGTTTGAGAAAATAATGAACAACAACACTATGAAACAGTCAAGCTTTTAAGCCaaagtttacaaaatacataCTCTCAAGTCATCCACATTGTCGTCCTTCAGTGCCGAGACAATGAAGACTTCCTGGAAATTCGACCACCCAGTCGTGTTGATGGCCGACTCTGGACAATTTTCTAGCTTCTTCACAAAACTCTGCCACTCCTCATCAGATGACAGCTCTTCAGTCCCCTCCCCCTCATGCTCTGTCCTTCTAACATCATTCGTCCCCTCAGATTcaatgtgaccttgaccttcgtTAGCGGCCCCTTCTTTGGATGCTTTGTATTTCTCTATTACAGAGTCAATAtatttttgctgttgtttttctTTCGTCAAGTGGTGTGTTTTCCTGTTGGTAAGGATTGGAATTGGTTGACTTTCTAATTGTTTGTTGGTGAGAGAGGCTATAGTGTTCAGCAAACCTCTCTTGTTCATTACTCCATCCAtctaaaaattacaaacatcgatcaattaacatgtttgtttatcattaaattcaagactattgttttatcaatatttatgagCATCTATTTTTGACGCTatggaaaaattcaaattttgaagaaacataaatttgcatacaatGACTTTaccaattaaaaattatatgtcAAGTTTCTTTCTTTGTACAATATTTGCATGACTTCATAGATGGGCCTAACTATGAAATCCCAGAAATGATAATGACttcattaaaatacattaatacacCCGAAACTTCACTGGTCTTCATAAATGtattgtatacatgcatgtacaagtaccttattcaaaatcaaaatggaTGGGGTGTTTCTATGGAGATGGAGGATCTTTGTCACTGTTTTACTCAAGGTGTTTCTCCGGAACTTGTCTTTTGCATCCACCACAACTCCTACTGGAGAATAAGCAAACATAAAATTTAACTAATGATTATGTGCCTTAGTAAAAGAAAACATCAAGTTATTTGAGAAATTGAACACAATTGGTATTTGTGAAGATCTTAAGTCATTCCATATGCGGGTCCAGAATTTCTTCCCAGAGGGGTCTGAGGACTATTTTTGGTCACTCTAAtataatgtgaatttaaaaagtttaattttccaGGGGAGAAGCCTCTAGTTCCAGGCATGCATTTTCAGAGTAGCAtaatcaattttctaaatgacacacatttttcaatttcattattgTTAACTTTTAACCTACAGGTAAATACCTTGACCAAATCAAATgcgataatttttttcaactttctATACatgaatgcatgtacatgtacatgtatttacatctaccgagtatgattctcTCTACAGATGGTATTTCTTAACAGAAACTTTTGTCAATTCATAGCTCAATGttgaaagaaagatgtaaatataaacaataaaatgctttctttgatgattcatacgGGTTATGATGGTAGTGAtcactgcagaaaaaaattacgtaacccgctaacgcaggtttttttttttttcttcaatgtcgctaccttcatatcctgcattaataaccaaagaaagtattttattgtttaattaattacatgtacaaaagttGAAGAACACATGGTCCACATTTAATATTGTAGGACaacatttcaaaaaagaaatactGTTTTAGCTATATAGTGAACCTTTTCCACAGAATTTATGAActattgtatacatttttacGGGCCGCCAGGAGGCGGTctgttatttgatacacatttaaatattgtaactgcgtttctgtGGGAtagcttttttttaatgaattaatataatgctcatttttatcaattaaaagtaaatttacgtgtagaaatatgttttatgccttctaaaaatattaaattttttgttttgctcgTACATGAAAAGTTGGTCAAAGACTGTCGTGTTAGATGcatttttatcgagactataatatattcggaaaatttcggagatTTTTCATTGTATCGGGATCGGTATAcaggacatactaaagacctgaatgacatgaacttttatataaatgatgtatttgaatttctatgtgctgcatcaaataaaatgacttttagtGTGAATGTATACTGCCATATGCTTTTTGTtagaaaattatcatgaaatgacatccatatcatTTTTTACGCAAACATTTGAAAGGACTGAAAATGTATATGGACCTGAAAATTTAAGCTaacctgatttatttttaattcttttgaaataacaatgattatcttcataaactgtaagatttataattccatttaggaaaaaaaattatcgaactctattcttaataatgatagtaaaatgttaaaattcaaaacgagttgctgaaaatatagtaattaaaattaaaatccaccattaaaattagtttaaccaattcattattttctttgatgtgtttttttttatgtaaacatccaatgatgattcatacaacaattaattatatttttgcagcccatttgacgcttgcgtcaatatgatttcttgtttaaaatttagTACAGTGTGTACACATATATTAAAGGTAATACATACACAGGTCAACTTCACTGGCAGCCTTTTCAGGGTCCACTGCAACTGTGGATGGGACGCGGTGCCTGAAAAGGACACATCACATAAATACATACAGAAAGAAATTCTTAttagtttgaatgaattattGCAGAAAATATCCTCTTAACTGCCTTGAACATGCAAACTTAGCACACATGTAGTTCTACCATTAACAATCACATTTATTTCAAACTCGCCCCGATGATATGCACATgtattattatgattatttttgttGGACAGTTAATAAGATTTACCTTGCCTTTGCTTCAGGTGCTAGAATCCCTGGAGTGTCCAcaaatgtctataaaaatattataaacatatCACTTTATTTCactgaaattcaaaaatatctgTATGACCTTTATATTTGACCTAGAAACATTGTTCAAGATCACTGTTAACCTTTTATCCAAAAGGCACTCTATATGAAAAGTATGAGCCATATAAGGTTAAGAGGAGAGAACATGGTCAAAACCAGGTTTTTTTCTCAGGGCTGTtaagaccttgacctttgatctAGAAACTTGGTTCAAGGAAAATGCACACAATCTACCTAAAGGCACTCTGTAGGTTAAGTATGGGCCAGAATATgctaaagaaaaagaaaatatactcCAGCAAAGTACCGGTAATGTCATACAAACAAACAGATCAACAATTCCAAGGCAATATATAGAAATTAGTTTGGCATTACATATATCCAGGTGCATAGAATTGGATATACACAATACTGATCATGTATAGGAGATTTTATGTGGCACTGGTGATCTTACTATCTGGCTTTCATCCTGTGTCAGGATTAACAGAGTGTTTTTCCTTGTGGTATTGGCCTTTCTTGAGACTGGGAGGATctgaaaataatgacaaaaagTTCTGGCTTGTTTACTtgaatttaatgtaaaaaaacagTTCCAACCTTAAGTATATCTACTTATAAACCATATCGAAACCGAAATGAATGTTAAATATACAATTAGTTATGTCAAGTACATATTAATTCACAAATGATTTATTACAAAACCTACATGTTTGTCTAACATATACCTGGGGTAGataactttcaaataaaaacaaacagagGGAAGTCATATTTTCCACTGAGTGTTTATTACCCAAGCATCCATTAATCATGGCTTTTCCTTGATTTACCTTGTGCTGTAAAAGTCTGTTGATGAGAGTTGATTTGCCTACATTTGGATCACCGATGATTGCCACTCGCAGAGTTTTGGCGTTGTGTGGTTGATTTGGTTCCAATGTTACCTTCATGAGTTGTTCCTCTATaggttaaaagaaaaaaattatacattaattgcataaaaaataggAAGATTTCTCCTAAAATTCTCcttagaaatatgttttttttgtcAGTAAATCTCCATCTAGCATGAATATTCATGCAGTAAATTGTTCATCATCGAAACAAGACATATAGCTATACTGTGGACTATGTTGCATGCTATGTTCTTACATTTGaccaaattttcaatatgtAGTATTCTTAAGACAATCTCATTTAAATTTGCAGCAAATTTTCCAAGCAAACTTATAAcagttttacattaaaaatgaaatgactaatacttttattgacaattttttttacatggggCAGgtgaaaaaacaaataattttaacacttttattaTAGGCAAGTGAAACATAATGCCGTCAACTAAGAATCTTGGTTGACAAAGTTACCACATATCGGCACATTTGTAAgaatattcatgtacatacCAGGTGTGAAACAAACCCTTCTCTCATCTGGGTGAAAGTTTGGGAAGTTCGATGTATATTTGTTGTACTCTTCTCTCTTATGTCTTGTACCAAACAATCTGACATTACACTTTTGGTAAAGGAGAATTCTTTTAACATGACTCCAAGATAGCTCTTAAAGAAAAGATTAGGTTTTTTACCAGTCATTcaaaaatatcatgtatatatgtatcagAACTAATTTAGTTTACTGTATTCTTTCAAATCTGACGTTAAGATAAACTGTCATTGACAGTAGCATTACAGCTTGGTCTTGAAAGTTACCAGAAAGCAAGTCTTGCCATTAAAAAGTGCCTGCAAGCAAGACTAACGCTATGCAAGGCTGAAGTTTCATGTAAGATTGAATATTCGGGTCCTACATAATTTTGCAATGGGAATGAGATTGTCAAAGCCAAATTCTTTATGTCACTATCTGAATACCACTTCCAAGATTTCATAAATGAACTAAATATATTGTGAGACGCGtcattaaagaaaaattgacTTACCTTGATTCAATTTCACTAAAAACCTGATTGACATGGGCGCggccatttttaaaataaggttAACTCGTTCATAAATTGCTCATATCTCGTATTTTGAGCCCGATGCAAAATAAATTCTAGAAAAGATTCATGAAACATCatttattataaacaaatacTACTTTTCACATAGAAACTTTCAAAACCAAAATTTGTAGCAAAACTTGTAAGAATGAATTATATTCATGCCCTTGGATTTGGATgcagcatttataaaatttaacacaGGGTACATAACATTTGCGCACATGATATGTAAGcttattcataaataaatatgcCCATCCAAATAAAGGGTTTGTTTCGTAATCTTTATCTACTATATTTCACCCCttcaaaaaagtgaaaaaaataataatttttgatgtTCAATTTATACTGTCAAGGATAGAGTCATTCTTTCACGTTTATGTGTATTGTAAACTCACTCCAAACCAAACTGGTAAAGCCACTTATAGATAACAATGAGGAATTTTTAGAACTTGTTTTCGAATCCTTTTGTCAATCATTATATCCTGTTATTGTTCTTGCGGTATTTGcttcttttgaaatttaaaaaaatactagccATCAAAATAAATTCCATGCAATTGCAATGCCTTTTTTTAATCTAACATTTTCGCCAATCGATCTAGTGTCCGATTCGTTATATCTCccctttgggggggggggggggtatcagaATAATGAATCGGACACTTGGATAGCAAATATGTCATTTTTAGGGttgtaaacaatttgaaaataattataagaGAAGTTATCATGTTTAGAAGAAGAAGGAAAGAGGGTATGATCAATTATCTATATTGAATTATCTAGAATTGGCTAACACGGAGGGTTTACATGTTTATTGGTGATTCTGTGCGACGGTCAGTGAAACATTTtcatatatgaaaaataaaatgaaaggatCGCAACAGCTGGATTTTCCTACATCTtggtttcattttattattatttttgtcctTTAAATGCATCTATATCTTTTTCTATTTGAATAAGTACATTCGAAAATATGACATTCAAAACAGTTTAGAACTGAGAGTAATGGTTCCATTCAGGCATGGGTGCAATCGGAACATCGCTCGGCTTTTTCCGTCAGGTTTTTTCTCGACTTACGTGACGGAAGCAATGTTCCGATTGGCATGGATGTTAATCCTTAGCGTAGTATCTAACTTGGTCATTGAGTATCagacaaataaaaacattgaattgaaaacaaagaaataaaaggtatacttgcccccccccccccggatatggaatttcaggattttggaaagtacctttttttttggcttgcCAAGATTTTATGGTTGAGTCTGCCCCCACCctcactttcaaaaacgatgctacgtgcctggcatattttttctttgatacagCATTTTTCTGCGAAAAACACTAAAGCAAAAACATTGTCAATTAGTGATGGTTCCAGATTGCATGCGTTCCAAAATTTACTTTCTTCTTTGAATAAATCTAGAtggaggttttttgtttttttagataTCCTTAAATCACACGAAAAGGCTACACACCATATGAACTTGCGCCAAAAGATGTTATAAGAAGACAAAC is part of the Magallana gigas chromosome 3, xbMagGiga1.1, whole genome shotgun sequence genome and harbors:
- the LOC105334844 gene encoding GTPase Era, mitochondrial yields the protein MAAPMSIRFLVKLNQELSWSHVKRILLYQKCNVRLFGTRHKREEYNKYTSNFPNFHPDERRVCFTPEEQLMKVTLEPNQPHNAKTLRVAIIGDPNVGKSTLINRLLQHKILPVSRKANTTRKNTLLILTQDESQITFVDTPGILAPEAKARHRVPSTVAVDPEKAASEVDLLGVVVDAKDKFRRNTLSKTVTKILHLHRNTPSILILNKMDGVMNKRGLLNTIASLTNKQLESQPIPILTNRKTHHLTKEKQQQKYIDSVIEKYKASKEGAANEGQGHIESEGTNDVRRTEHEGEGTEELSSDEEWQSFVKKLENCPESAINTTGWSNFQEVFIVSALKDDNVDDLRDYILSCAKPGDWEYHSSIITSESPYKLAENIVWEKMMDYVEFPVYELHPKINNWEWDQNFDQLDISMEIKCPNKFIQAEVVKKVPTIVETARAELRNLFKYNVNLNLRVNVKK